GCTTCGCGCAAACCATGATGGGCACGCCGATCTTCTTTCAGGAAACACAACTCTACACCCCGGAAGCACGTGCGCAGCTCAAGCCGTTAATTGCGCTCTATCGGAAACACCGTGCCGCACTTTATGCAGGGTATGCGTTCGCATTGGGGGCCCAGCCTGACAACCGGAACTGGTCCGGATTTCAAAACTATAATCCGGAAACCGGGGTTAGCTATCTCACGGTATTCCGACAGATTGAAAACTCTCTGACGGAAAATGAAATCGACATAAAGTTCTACCCGCCGGAAAGCCGCCTTCGCGTCACAAACCTTGTAAATAACGAATCAACGGATCGCATCGTCGGGAACAACGGCGCAGTAAAATTGACCATTCCTCAAGCTCCCGGGTTTCTGTTCCTTCGCGTAGAAAAAATGTGATTTGCCGGGAATAGCGGTTCATGTTTAACTGCCGCCCTGTTTTGAAGGAACTGAACTATGAAATTTGCGCTGAGCTGGCTGAAGGAATATGTGGATTTTGACGACACGATCGCGGGGCTTTCGGACAAACTGACGTTTGCCGGGCTCGAGGTCGAACATATCGAAACGCTGGGCGGCACGTTTGAAGGCGTGGTCGTCGGCGAGGTGAAGCAGGTCGAGCCGCATCCGGACGCCGATAAACTGCGCCTCTGCACCGTCGAATACGGCGCCGCCGAAACGTTGCGCGTCGTCTGCGGCGCACCGAACGTCGCGGTCGGCGGCAAATATCCGTTCGCCACCGTCGGCACCACCCTGCCGTGCGGCATTAAGCTCAAGAAAGCCAAAATCCGCGGCGTCGAATCGCTCGGTATGCTTTGCGCCAAGGATGAACTCGGACTCGGCGAAGACCATTCCGGTCTGCTGGTTCTCGACGCATCGCTCAAACCCGGCACGCCGCTCGCCGCCGTCATGGGCCCGGCGGAAACCGTTTTCGAACTGGAAATCACGCCGAACCGCCCCGACTGTCTCAGCATCATCGGCGTCGCCCGTGAAGTCGCCGCCATCTACGGCAAGCCGCTCAAGATGCCGTCCATCGATCTGAAAGAAGCTTCGGAGCCGGCCGAGAAAGAAGTCAGCGTGGAAGTGAAAGATTCCGGCAAGTGCCCGCGCTACACCGCCCGCGTTTTGAAAAACGTCCAAATCGGCCCGTCGCCGGACTGGATGAAGCGCCGCCTCGAAGCCTGCGGCATCCGTTCGATCAATAACGTCGTGGACATCACCAACTACGTCCTGCTCGAAACCGGCCACCCGCTCCACGCCTTCGACTACACTTTGCTCAAGGACGGAAAAATTATCGTCCGCCACGCCGCCAAAGATGAAAAGTTCACCACGCTCGACAGCGTGGAGCGTCGGCTGACCGAAGAGATGCTGGTCATCGCCGACGCCGGTAAAGCCGTCGCGCTCGCCGGAGTCATGGGCGGCGCCAACACCGAAATTAAAGACGACACTTCGACCGTGCTGATCGAGGCCGCGACGTTTGAACAGTCCGGCATCCGCGCCACTGCCAAAGGACTCAGCCTTTACACCGACAGCTCCTACCGTTTCCAGCGCGGCGTCAACGGCTCCAGCGTGGAATGGGCCAGCCGCCGTGCCGCCGCATTGATGCACGAACTGGCCGGCGCCAGCGTCTGCAAAGGCGTCGTCGATGTTTATCCGACACCGAAAACTAAACGGCAAATCACCGTCCGCTGGCAGGCGGCCTGCGACTTGATCGGCATGAACGTGCCGGTTGAAGCGATGAAGAAAATTTTCCAATCCTTGGAAATCGCCATTCTCTCCGCCGACGCCGAAAAAGCGGTTCTGGAAATTCCGACGTTCCGCGACGACCTCGAACGCGAAGTGGACATCATCGAAGAAGTCGCCCGCATGAACGGCGTGGACAAGATTCCCGAAAAACTGCCGGTTGCCGAAACGGTCGCCGGAGTCAGCGACAGCCGCGTCCG
The sequence above is a segment of the Kiritimatiellaceae bacterium genome. Coding sequences within it:
- a CDS encoding phenylalanine--tRNA ligase subunit beta, which encodes MKFALSWLKEYVDFDDTIAGLSDKLTFAGLEVEHIETLGGTFEGVVVGEVKQVEPHPDADKLRLCTVEYGAAETLRVVCGAPNVAVGGKYPFATVGTTLPCGIKLKKAKIRGVESLGMLCAKDELGLGEDHSGLLVLDASLKPGTPLAAVMGPAETVFELEITPNRPDCLSIIGVAREVAAIYGKPLKMPSIDLKEASEPAEKEVSVEVKDSGKCPRYTARVLKNVQIGPSPDWMKRRLEACGIRSINNVVDITNYVLLETGHPLHAFDYTLLKDGKIIVRHAAKDEKFTTLDSVERRLTEEMLVIADAGKAVALAGVMGGANTEIKDDTSTVLIEAATFEQSGIRATAKGLSLYTDSSYRFQRGVNGSSVEWASRRAAALMHELAGASVCKGVVDVYPTPKTKRQITVRWQAACDLIGMNVPVEAMKKIFQSLEIAILSADAEKAVLEIPTFRDDLEREVDIIEEVARMNGVDKIPEKLPVAETVAGVSDSRVRAITACRKNLVGLGAREIMNYTLVSHPLLDLFGKDDAAVREELPHPISAEQSVLRTSLIPQMIESLGRNKSRQIDEAVFFEIGRTFAKTVQTEKVCLGLMGAAGRGALDKQRALGEEEVFLWLKGLIEKLLAAQKVLDVNFLSIENPAFEAGRAVDVFSGKEKIGVIGLINSAARKEWRLNDPVAAAELNLEPLISNVWKRSAVQDIPTYPATERDFAFIVDEAVRHEEILAAVQSAAPAELESVKLFDVFRGKAMEKGKKSVAYSFVYRSPSGTLTDEKVNAFHEAVGKKVCASVSAVIREG